Proteins encoded by one window of Fervidobacterium sp.:
- a CDS encoding glycoside hydrolase family 13, with product MRMVRLTAVIFCILSIISFAAIKVEGNRIVFTFSYPQATTVHLAGTFNNWSTTANPMKKQGDLWITELELKPGTYQYKFVIDGGKVWREDPDAPGYTDDGFGGKNGVFTLAQKDGKLVILAPAAEIKEKVEINTQRQENFSVEDNNYVVIKFYKPGAKYVFIAGSFNNWSMSDTECYSSGGGWWEAVLELSVGVYQYKFVVDGKDWVVDPNAPAYVDDGFGGKNGVFEVWKEDGKLKVGAPRIQKQEPQQVELPKENIIRAIQYEIDGKLSEAEKATASYSGKVIKAAYISRTSTTAYVAIVLEKAAKDYVGQNVLFEVYTDAPRMLASNKKTFNNTTLSKPVGFRFSINMRTWQARKRGTFFAAAGDDSWILQANTFKAAVDDIVELEIPYDILGVKSGESFNLYVVCSIEGKDEIVPQDGVVIKAPTMLSGNVIAKFVDKIGDDYGFGTYTYPKDPAFAPYKGLWDITEVTVLENDEAFVFSIKFAEMTNPWASPKGFSHQLINIYLDTKEGGKVSTYKEGARVQFKDPWDYFIKVAGWPDDRIVFATADGKQIQEAITYEADPADKVIHIVVFKKYIEVKRGIKAYILSLSQDGYGTDHIRPISKDSTQWTLGGYPADSKDFAPFVLDIIVPEGYTQEQLLKSYVPGQSYATLIPVVIK from the coding sequence ATGCGTATGGTAAGACTGACAGCAGTGATTTTTTGTATTTTATCCATTATCTCGTTTGCAGCCATAAAAGTTGAAGGTAACAGGATTGTTTTCACATTCAGCTATCCTCAAGCAACTACAGTGCATTTGGCTGGGACATTCAATAATTGGTCAACGACAGCTAATCCTATGAAAAAACAAGGAGATCTATGGATAACCGAACTCGAACTTAAGCCTGGAACGTATCAATATAAGTTTGTGATCGATGGTGGTAAAGTATGGAGAGAAGACCCAGATGCACCAGGTTACACAGACGACGGATTTGGGGGAAAAAATGGTGTTTTTACACTTGCTCAGAAAGACGGAAAACTTGTCATACTTGCACCAGCTGCGGAGATAAAAGAAAAAGTTGAAATCAACACACAAAGGCAGGAAAACTTCTCTGTTGAGGATAACAATTACGTAGTTATCAAATTTTACAAACCAGGGGCAAAATATGTATTCATAGCTGGATCGTTCAACAACTGGAGTATGAGTGATACAGAATGTTATAGTTCAGGTGGTGGATGGTGGGAAGCTGTTCTTGAATTATCAGTTGGTGTTTACCAGTACAAATTTGTTGTTGATGGAAAGGATTGGGTAGTTGATCCAAACGCCCCAGCATATGTGGATGACGGTTTTGGAGGAAAAAATGGTGTTTTTGAAGTTTGGAAAGAAGATGGCAAACTCAAAGTTGGCGCTCCGAGAATTCAAAAACAAGAACCACAACAAGTTGAACTACCAAAAGAGAACATAATAAGAGCTATTCAATACGAGATCGACGGAAAACTTTCCGAGGCTGAAAAAGCAACGGCAAGTTACAGTGGAAAAGTAATAAAAGCTGCATACATTTCAAGAACATCTACAACTGCGTACGTTGCTATAGTTCTTGAAAAAGCAGCCAAAGATTATGTTGGTCAAAATGTGCTTTTTGAAGTTTATACCGATGCACCTAGAATGCTAGCATCAAACAAAAAGACTTTCAACAATACTACGCTTAGCAAGCCTGTAGGTTTCAGATTTTCTATAAACATGAGGACTTGGCAAGCAAGAAAACGCGGTACATTTTTTGCAGCTGCTGGAGATGATTCCTGGATTCTTCAAGCTAACACTTTTAAAGCAGCTGTCGATGACATAGTTGAACTTGAGATCCCATACGATATACTTGGAGTAAAAAGTGGAGAGTCGTTCAATTTGTACGTTGTGTGTTCGATTGAAGGCAAAGACGAGATAGTACCTCAAGATGGTGTAGTTATAAAAGCGCCAACCATGCTTTCCGGTAATGTAATAGCAAAGTTTGTAGACAAAATCGGTGATGATTACGGATTTGGAACATACACGTATCCAAAAGATCCTGCATTTGCTCCATACAAGGGACTGTGGGATATTACCGAAGTTACTGTACTTGAAAATGATGAAGCTTTCGTTTTCAGCATAAAATTCGCTGAAATGACAAATCCATGGGCATCGCCAAAAGGATTTTCACATCAGTTAATAAACATCTACCTTGATACAAAAGAAGGAGGAAAGGTATCAACTTACAAAGAAGGTGCTCGGGTACAATTCAAAGATCCATGGGATTACTTTATAAAAGTTGCCGGTTGGCCAGATGATAGAATAGTTTTCGCCACTGCAGATGGTAAACAAATACAAGAAGCAATAACATACGAGGCAGATCCGGCTGATAAAGTAATACACATAGTAGTCTTTAAAAAATACATCGAAGTGAAAAGAGGTATAAAAGCGTACATATTGTCGCTTAGTCAAGATGGGTACGGCACAGATCATATAAGACCTATCTCAAAAGATTCTACTCAATGGACACTTGGAGGATATCCCGCTGATTCTAAGGATTTCGCTCCGTTCGTGCTCGATATAATCGTCCCAGAAGGATACACCCAAGAACAATTACTTAAATCATACGTACCGGGTCAATCCTATGCCACCTTGATTCCTGTGGTGATTAAATAA
- a CDS encoding carbohydrate ABC transporter permease: MKKERIISLIVTFVLLGLALVWIYPYLWLVLSSFKPAEDIYTTFLPKKLTLEHYEFIFFMANKFHRPFVRAFLNSLFVTSTVTFSVVVTSAILGYVVSKIDFKAGKYLFNFLIYQMLFPGFMFMIPMFILIRNLGWLNTYQALIVPSLTSSWGIFMFAQAFKTIPKDYIDAAKIDGANNFWIIFRIMVPLSKSTASIVGMFTFIGTWDNFLWPLMVMKDYDRMPLSVLLASFNHEYASYVGPVLAGAVIQTIPMVLIFLVLREYFLQGISMSLK; this comes from the coding sequence ATGAAGAAAGAACGAATTATTTCATTAATTGTCACATTTGTACTATTAGGTCTCGCTTTAGTTTGGATTTATCCATATTTGTGGCTTGTCTTATCATCGTTCAAACCAGCCGAGGATATATATACAACATTTTTACCGAAAAAACTTACGCTTGAACACTATGAATTCATTTTCTTTATGGCGAACAAATTCCACAGACCGTTTGTTAGAGCTTTTCTAAATAGTCTTTTTGTTACATCGACAGTTACTTTCTCTGTCGTAGTCACATCAGCTATATTAGGATATGTCGTATCAAAAATAGATTTTAAAGCAGGTAAATATCTTTTCAATTTCTTGATTTATCAGATGCTTTTCCCAGGATTTATGTTCATGATACCGATGTTTATTCTAATAAGAAACCTTGGATGGCTAAATACTTATCAAGCACTTATAGTTCCATCTTTGACAAGTTCTTGGGGCATATTCATGTTCGCACAAGCTTTCAAAACTATACCAAAAGATTACATAGATGCAGCAAAAATAGATGGAGCAAACAATTTTTGGATCATCTTTAGAATAATGGTACCATTAAGTAAATCAACGGCTTCAATAGTTGGGATGTTTACCTTTATTGGTACTTGGGATAATTTCTTATGGCCACTTATGGTAATGAAAGATTACGACAGAATGCCACTTTCAGTCCTACTTGCATCATTTAACCATGAGTATGCAAGTTATGTTGGACCTGTGTTAGCTGGTGCTGTTATACAAACTATCCCTATGGTTTTAATCTTTCTTGTGTTAAGAGAGTATTTCTTACAAGGCATATCAATGTCATTAAAATAG
- a CDS encoding LacI family transcriptional regulator, whose translation MVSIEDVALKAGVSIATVSRVLNGTGYVSEETELKVLKAIKELGYKPHFSAQALARKRSFEVGVIISRRIQEILPTEIGIFYKIILEAIENASVMYKISVELMLLDEWDFKIHHDGYIIVGSDATEEQITKLSSKAKVVLVDHYIDGLRVNSIVSDGYDGVFFITKELIHKGFNRIVHLHGPLKYYGFRDRYNGYVSAMSRFGKLPITYEYDDLHEDVDNVLRKVLRDWIPEAIICSNDVIAIRTLKKLREWEYKVPEDISVIGFDDIPAAEREGLSTFRVQKSELGMNAVKRMYELLTGQSLHPYKQCLYTLFVKRNSSK comes from the coding sequence ATGGTTTCGATAGAAGATGTTGCTTTGAAAGCAGGAGTTTCGATTGCTACGGTTTCAAGGGTATTAAATGGAACGGGATACGTTTCTGAAGAAACGGAACTCAAAGTACTTAAAGCAATTAAAGAACTTGGTTACAAACCGCATTTTTCTGCACAGGCACTTGCAAGAAAAAGAAGCTTTGAAGTTGGGGTAATTATAAGTAGAAGAATACAAGAAATACTTCCAACGGAAATTGGTATTTTTTACAAGATTATACTAGAAGCCATAGAAAATGCTTCGGTCATGTACAAAATTTCGGTTGAGTTAATGTTGTTAGATGAATGGGACTTTAAAATTCACCACGATGGATACATAATTGTTGGAAGCGATGCAACGGAAGAGCAGATAACTAAGCTAAGTTCTAAAGCAAAAGTTGTGCTTGTGGATCATTATATAGATGGTTTGAGGGTTAATAGCATAGTGAGTGATGGTTACGATGGGGTGTTCTTTATTACAAAAGAACTCATACACAAAGGTTTCAACAGAATTGTTCATTTACATGGACCTTTAAAATATTACGGGTTTAGGGATAGATATAACGGATATGTGAGTGCGATGTCAAGATTTGGAAAGTTGCCAATTACGTACGAATACGATGATCTACACGAGGATGTTGATAACGTTCTAAGAAAAGTATTGAGAGATTGGATACCAGAGGCAATTATATGTTCTAACGATGTTATTGCTATTAGAACTCTCAAAAAATTGAGAGAATGGGAATACAAAGTTCCTGAGGATATTAGTGTAATAGGTTTCGATGACATACCAGCTGCTGAAAGGGAAGGATTATCAACATTTCGTGTGCAAAAATCTGAGCTTGGAATGAATGCTGTGAAAAGAATGTATGAATTACTAACTGGTCAGAGTTTACATCCGTATAAGCAATGTTTGTATACACTTTTTGTAAAGAGAAATTCTTCTAAATAA
- a CDS encoding pyridoxamine 5'-phosphate oxidase family protein codes for MERFPKMRRKDREASKQKAFEILSSADYGVLSTFNGEYPYGVPVNYVFCDDFIYIHSAPEGHKLENIKKFPNVCFTVVKYCKVLPDELSTAYESAIVFGKAHIVESEEEKREALEKIGIKYSKNLDKIQKEIQENIDKTCIIKIKIEHISAKTRKE; via the coding sequence TTGGAAAGGTTTCCTAAGATGAGAAGAAAAGATAGAGAAGCGTCTAAACAAAAAGCTTTTGAAATACTCTCTTCGGCAGATTACGGTGTTTTGTCAACATTTAACGGTGAGTATCCTTATGGAGTACCTGTGAATTACGTTTTTTGTGATGATTTTATTTACATCCACTCAGCCCCTGAAGGACATAAATTGGAAAACATAAAAAAATTTCCCAATGTTTGCTTTACAGTGGTAAAATATTGCAAAGTTTTACCTGATGAATTGTCAACAGCTTACGAAAGTGCTATTGTTTTTGGAAAAGCACATATTGTGGAATCAGAAGAAGAAAAAAGGGAAGCACTCGAAAAAATAGGTATCAAATACTCAAAAAATTTGGATAAGATACAAAAAGAAATTCAGGAGAATATCGACAAGACTTGCATCATAAAAATCAAAATAGAACACATAAGTGCAAAAACGAGAAAAGAATAG
- a CDS encoding glycosidase — MELKLRRHPLNPLLAPVSGHIWEDKFVFNCAVVYDGELFHLLYRAQGQDMVSRIGYAVSTDGVHFNRLEKPVFSPASQDELYGVEDPRITKIGDKYYMLYTAYSPKGPRVAMASTKNFITWERYGIVIKDEIDNKDAALFPEKINGKYVMIHRFPPDIWFAYSDDLVNWGEYVKIAGPRQGYWDNLKIGAGAPPIKTPYGWLLLYHGVEDAPRPIYRLGFLLLDLKDPTKVLKRSESPILEPEEEWEVFGGVPNVVFSDAMVEYKGQYYVYYGAADNYIALATISVDEVMEWCKSS; from the coding sequence ATGGAGTTAAAGCTTAGGAGACATCCACTAAATCCTTTACTTGCACCTGTTTCTGGGCATATTTGGGAAGATAAGTTTGTTTTTAATTGTGCGGTAGTTTACGATGGAGAGTTATTTCATTTACTTTACAGGGCGCAAGGTCAAGATATGGTTTCAAGGATTGGCTACGCCGTAAGTACAGATGGTGTACACTTCAATCGACTGGAAAAGCCTGTTTTCTCACCAGCTTCTCAAGATGAATTATACGGTGTGGAAGATCCCAGGATTACAAAGATAGGTGATAAATATTATATGCTCTATACTGCATATTCTCCAAAAGGTCCAAGAGTTGCGATGGCATCGACCAAGAATTTCATTACGTGGGAAAGATATGGAATAGTGATAAAAGACGAAATTGACAACAAAGATGCCGCTTTATTTCCAGAAAAAATAAATGGTAAGTATGTTATGATCCACAGATTTCCCCCTGATATATGGTTTGCATACTCTGATGACTTAGTTAACTGGGGCGAATATGTAAAAATTGCAGGTCCAAGACAAGGTTACTGGGATAACCTTAAAATAGGGGCTGGTGCTCCGCCAATAAAAACACCATATGGTTGGCTCTTACTTTATCACGGTGTTGAAGATGCACCAAGACCTATATACAGACTTGGATTCTTGTTGCTTGATTTGAAAGATCCAACAAAAGTGTTGAAAAGAAGCGAAAGTCCGATACTTGAACCAGAAGAAGAATGGGAAGTCTTCGGTGGTGTACCTAACGTTGTGTTCAGCGATGCAATGGTTGAATACAAAGGTCAATATTACGTTTACTACGGCGCTGCAGACAACTATATAGCTCTTGCTACAATAAGTGTTGACGAAGTTATGGAGTGGTGTAAGTCATCATAA
- a CDS encoding sugar ABC transporter permease, with translation MSNCSKLGKKERMFGYSVIFPYLAYTAIFWGYPFIWMVVLAFTKWNYFSEPKFVFLNNFFRIFTDSLVIRIALNTLNFLAYLIPMVLFASLLFAIALTKVRFGKTFIMLSFLVANVSSGVAYSLLFSNLFSVNGPINRLVDALFGFTIPWFSNPQLAVFSICLIITWKFIGYYGLIIYAGLLSIPQSIYEAAQLDGANKRTIFWKITLPLLNPSLITVTVLAVTLTFGIFTEPYMITGGGPMQRTTTFLIYMYDTAFKRIDPSYATTVAIVTALVSYGLVMLIRKIFEKEVVFV, from the coding sequence ATGTCAAATTGTTCAAAACTTGGAAAGAAAGAAAGAATGTTTGGTTATTCTGTTATATTTCCTTACTTAGCTTACACTGCTATTTTTTGGGGCTATCCGTTTATTTGGATGGTAGTCTTGGCATTTACAAAGTGGAACTACTTTTCAGAACCAAAATTTGTATTTTTAAATAACTTCTTTCGTATATTTACCGATAGCTTAGTCATACGGATAGCCCTTAACACTTTGAACTTCCTTGCGTACCTAATACCGATGGTATTATTTGCTTCACTACTTTTCGCCATAGCACTGACAAAAGTAAGATTTGGTAAAACATTTATCATGCTCAGTTTTCTTGTTGCGAATGTTTCATCAGGAGTTGCTTATTCACTACTATTTTCAAATTTGTTCTCTGTAAATGGACCAATAAACAGGCTTGTAGATGCTTTATTTGGTTTCACAATACCGTGGTTTAGTAATCCTCAGCTGGCAGTTTTTTCAATATGCTTGATTATAACCTGGAAATTCATAGGATACTATGGACTAATCATTTATGCTGGTCTTCTTTCTATACCTCAATCAATTTATGAAGCAGCCCAGCTTGATGGAGCTAACAAGAGAACTATATTTTGGAAAATTACATTGCCGTTACTCAATCCATCGTTAATAACAGTTACTGTTCTTGCTGTTACACTTACATTTGGTATCTTTACCGAGCCATACATGATTACTGGTGGAGGACCTATGCAAAGAACGACTACCTTCTTGATTTACATGTACGATACGGCGTTCAAGCGAATTGATCCATCTTACGCAACAACTGTAGCTATAGTAACTGCGTTAGTAAGTTATGGACTCGTGATGCTTATAAGAAAAATTTTTGAGAAAGAAGTGGTTTTCGTATGA
- a CDS encoding extracellular solute-binding protein has product MRKVLTVLVFGMLVGLALAVELVFWTAPNPLQEEFWKTVVTQWNKMRPDIQIKVQTIPAAGSSEEAILTAIAAGNAPDFSENIFSGFAAQLADIGAIYPLDSFGADFQKLVETRKMKNIIEGWKIKGRYYVFPIYSNPMLFWWRGDLLKKLGYNNPPRTYSDIYELSKKFADGKTKFTMQVVVGRNWWDRWFDFITYYYAASGGKPYIDVSKRRVNFGDDFGKQIVQFIYTMFEKKYTAVELGDNPFYKGVILGKITGPWEVNWAKETFPKVVPEIWFSAPPVPDNYPKDKPIYTFADSKGLVIYSTSKYKKEAFEFISWVFSNAQNDALWIEKTKMPPAREDLTTNPLFSKYMEDKFFKAYCEFVPYAVPPALIDKTIDIQQAMTTQLIEPLMYLRGKPLDILDKAVKEINKLLF; this is encoded by the coding sequence ATGAGAAAAGTTTTGACAGTTTTGGTGTTTGGTATGTTAGTAGGATTGGCTTTGGCTGTTGAACTTGTTTTTTGGACCGCTCCAAATCCATTACAGGAAGAGTTTTGGAAAACCGTCGTGACACAATGGAACAAGATGAGACCGGATATACAAATTAAGGTGCAAACTATACCTGCTGCTGGTAGTTCTGAAGAAGCTATACTTACAGCTATTGCAGCTGGAAATGCTCCAGACTTTTCGGAAAACATATTCAGTGGTTTTGCGGCTCAGCTTGCGGATATTGGAGCTATTTATCCGTTGGATAGCTTTGGAGCAGATTTTCAAAAACTTGTGGAAACAAGAAAAATGAAAAATATTATTGAAGGTTGGAAAATCAAAGGCAGGTACTATGTTTTCCCAATTTATTCCAATCCTATGCTATTTTGGTGGAGAGGAGACTTACTTAAGAAACTTGGTTACAACAACCCACCGAGAACTTACAGTGATATTTACGAGCTTAGTAAGAAATTTGCAGATGGTAAGACAAAATTCACAATGCAAGTAGTTGTGGGACGAAACTGGTGGGACAGATGGTTCGATTTTATCACTTATTACTATGCCGCTTCTGGAGGTAAGCCATATATTGATGTATCAAAAAGAAGGGTCAATTTTGGTGATGATTTCGGAAAACAGATAGTGCAGTTCATCTATACAATGTTTGAAAAGAAATACACTGCTGTGGAACTAGGAGATAACCCATTTTACAAAGGAGTAATACTTGGCAAAATTACAGGTCCTTGGGAAGTTAATTGGGCGAAAGAAACATTCCCAAAGGTTGTACCTGAAATTTGGTTCTCTGCTCCACCTGTTCCTGATAACTATCCGAAGGATAAACCAATTTACACTTTCGCTGACTCAAAGGGATTAGTCATTTATTCAACGTCAAAGTACAAAAAAGAAGCTTTTGAATTCATATCTTGGGTATTCTCTAACGCACAGAACGATGCATTATGGATAGAAAAGACCAAAATGCCTCCTGCAAGAGAAGACTTAACTACAAATCCTCTATTTTCAAAATACATGGAGGACAAATTTTTCAAAGCATATTGCGAATTTGTTCCATATGCAGTACCTCCAGCTTTAATAGACAAAACTATCGATATTCAACAAGCTATGACAACACAACTCATAGAACCCTTAATGTATTTGAGAGGTAAACCTCTTGACATCCTTGACAAGGCGGTGAAAGAAATAAACAAATTGCTTTTCTAG
- a CDS encoding histidine kinase, which translates to MRVILFLQLIVLTTLTYSMYLLPSNVYLISVLSIFVIFNTVGLFYYVFRMWFSNIKNGKNSAKILYTIALVFSALSVAYLLINLFKFWIERYSQDVLTLFLNTVLIILSFLVVSFGIAYLTLKRELENQLFENEKLREKQLIFKLESLKSKLNPHFLFNSIAIAISMIDLDESKDKLKNYLLNITELLRMSIDAPEVWSVKEEFELASKYLNIQKERFNNFDFKIIVSEACLSKQIPSLILQPIIENSILHGISKIKEDGLITISCETLNDQGIVIEVKDNGKGAERISKGTGLTIVEERLNLFSKKSKLEYLSKINEGTCVKLYLE; encoded by the coding sequence GTGAGAGTGATTTTGTTTCTTCAACTCATTGTTTTAACTACTTTAACCTATTCTATGTACTTGCTTCCATCAAATGTATATCTCATCTCTGTGCTTTCTATATTTGTAATTTTCAACACTGTTGGTTTATTTTATTATGTGTTCAGAATGTGGTTTTCAAATATAAAAAATGGGAAGAATTCTGCAAAAATTTTATATACTATTGCTCTTGTATTTTCAGCTCTAAGTGTTGCTTACTTACTAATAAACCTGTTTAAGTTTTGGATAGAAAGATATTCGCAAGATGTGTTGACTTTATTCTTAAACACAGTATTGATAATATTGAGCTTCTTGGTTGTGTCATTTGGGATCGCCTACTTGACATTAAAAAGGGAACTCGAAAATCAACTTTTTGAGAATGAGAAATTAAGAGAAAAACAACTAATCTTCAAACTCGAATCTCTTAAATCAAAATTAAATCCACACTTTTTGTTTAACTCAATTGCAATCGCAATTTCCATGATTGACTTAGATGAAAGCAAAGACAAACTGAAGAATTATTTGTTAAACATAACTGAACTATTAAGAATGAGTATTGATGCACCTGAAGTTTGGAGTGTAAAAGAGGAATTTGAACTTGCGAGCAAATATTTAAACATTCAAAAAGAAAGGTTCAATAATTTTGATTTTAAAATTATAGTTTCCGAAGCATGTTTGAGTAAACAGATACCATCTTTAATCCTCCAGCCTATTATTGAAAACTCTATACTTCACGGTATTTCAAAAATAAAAGAAGATGGACTAATAACTATTTCATGTGAGACGTTGAATGACCAGGGAATTGTTATAGAAGTTAAAGATAATGGTAAGGGTGCTGAGCGTATTTCAAAAGGAACAGGCTTAACTATTGTGGAAGAAAGATTAAATTTATTTTCAAAAAAGTCAAAATTGGAATACTTAAGTAAAATAAATGAAGGAACTTGTGTAAAATTATATTTGGAATAA
- a CDS encoding DUF4861 domain-containing protein: protein MKRLFVMFGVLCTLLGFAATVSIPVVAGNVEVPVVLQMGKLVDILPENFEPDWTSLKVLIDNKEVPYQIDDVDGNKRVSAPDYLVFIAKGNGRIQVSDQAAKATVYPRAFTLTKAEKGWTIRTTDNTLEVFVNEKGIARITQFGDVKANLVDEIGIARIAGWSRSTYYVDGSIGNQHDEETSSGLRVVDLKIFDPGPVAIGIKVLLQSERFFGLFQDLLVYVFRNGDIYVDNNFLFYNYADIMKLQTMITKPIIPAFDDTVHILPVFRRLAWADQLGITPYEYWLERNAIRMVNNIPYVVFPAGQSMKPPFWGATYIFASAERWRSNYSAKGRVGIAEIFPTIPLLKADYAKWLEGDTWVYESLEFRTGIFKWVADEFNAYPATENVYPVWGTKKEAMPNRYKAGDKVEHTILYTLYRANTVEDAIKFIEEKSKSFRSLKIGE, encoded by the coding sequence ATGAAAAGGTTATTTGTGATGTTTGGAGTTTTGTGTACGTTGCTTGGTTTTGCTGCAACTGTTTCTATTCCGGTGGTAGCTGGAAACGTAGAGGTTCCGGTAGTATTACAGATGGGAAAGTTGGTTGACATCTTACCAGAGAATTTTGAACCAGATTGGACAAGTTTGAAGGTACTAATTGACAACAAAGAGGTGCCCTACCAGATTGATGATGTAGATGGGAACAAACGAGTTTCAGCACCAGATTACTTAGTTTTTATAGCCAAAGGTAACGGCAGAATACAAGTATCGGATCAAGCAGCTAAAGCCACTGTTTATCCAAGAGCATTTACCTTAACGAAGGCAGAAAAGGGTTGGACGATAAGGACAACTGATAACACTCTAGAAGTATTTGTAAATGAAAAAGGAATAGCGAGGATTACCCAATTTGGCGACGTTAAGGCAAATTTAGTTGACGAAATTGGAATTGCGAGGATAGCCGGTTGGTCAAGATCAACTTACTATGTCGACGGTAGCATTGGGAATCAACATGATGAAGAAACGTCATCCGGATTGAGGGTTGTAGATTTAAAGATATTTGATCCAGGACCTGTAGCTATTGGAATAAAAGTGCTTCTTCAATCTGAAAGATTTTTTGGATTGTTCCAAGATTTACTCGTATACGTATTTAGAAACGGTGATATATACGTCGACAACAATTTCTTGTTCTATAATTATGCTGATATTATGAAATTACAAACAATGATCACAAAACCAATTATACCTGCATTCGACGATACCGTACATATATTACCCGTGTTTAGAAGATTAGCTTGGGCAGATCAACTTGGTATAACACCTTATGAATATTGGCTCGAGAGAAATGCAATAAGAATGGTAAACAACATACCATATGTCGTCTTTCCTGCTGGACAGAGTATGAAACCACCATTCTGGGGTGCAACATATATATTTGCTTCAGCTGAAAGGTGGAGAAGCAATTATTCAGCAAAGGGAAGAGTTGGTATTGCCGAAATATTCCCGACAATTCCTCTTCTAAAAGCAGATTATGCAAAATGGCTAGAAGGAGATACCTGGGTTTACGAAAGTCTTGAGTTTAGAACAGGTATATTCAAGTGGGTCGCTGACGAATTCAATGCTTATCCAGCTACGGAAAATGTTTATCCAGTCTGGGGAACGAAGAAGGAAGCCATGCCAAACAGATACAAAGCAGGTGATAAGGTAGAACACACTATACTTTACACTTTATATAGGGCTAATACTGTCGAAGATGCGATAAAGTTTATCGAAGAAAAGAGTAAGTCTTTCAGATCACTTAAGATAGGTGAATAA